A window of Haliscomenobacter hydrossis DSM 1100 contains these coding sequences:
- a CDS encoding nitrate reductase encodes MKQQAYKSTCSYCGVGCGIVVKKDARGRLKVEGDPDHPVNRGMLCSKGMNLHYVVQDQTDRSLYPEMRWSRNHPLERVNWDTAMDRAAAVFTSIIQKYGPDSVAFYVSGQCLTEEYYLVNKLVKGFIGTNNLDTNSRLCMSSAVAAYSKTFGEDAVPSSYADIELADCFMIAGANPAWCHPILFRRLEQHKEQNPQVKIIVVDPRKTQTCSIADLHLQIKPGTDVVLYNAIGRRLIETNKADQFFINQHTEGFANYRRMVMDTPLRKAAEICGVELGDIKKAAKYIGDANAYISMWTMGLNQSVVGVDKNTALINLSVLTGQIGKPGAGPFSLTGQPNAMGGREVGGLATMLAAHRALNDPEQRQEVADFWGVPSISEKPGRTATEIFKGLADGQIKAVWIICTNPMVSLPNLNEVEAGLKNARFVVVQDISRRSDTLAYADLVLPAAAWLEKEGTMTNSERRISYLSKAIDAPGEALPDVEILLRFAHKMGYHGFDYRHISEVYDEHCRLTKNTNIDISGLSHERLQREGTFQWPVPASDHPGTPRLFSDFRFFTKNNKARFNLPQQMYNTSEKPSADYPLVLTTGRIRDQWHTMTKTGKVNRLLTHINAPFLEIHPQDATARGLVDGDTAVVKNGRGEVQVSVKISEDIRPGVVFLPMHWGKILDSPLGRCNNLTSDLVDPVSKEPDFKYSTVQVGPYVKPFQKILVIGAGAAAYRFVQSFREKNQKDEIHVFSREPDVFYNRVLLPEYVSEHLAWEQLLKMREGEVERLGIRLHLGLGIEKIDLLLKTVTDTNGQIHGYDVLIMATGSRPIVPREVPLSLPGVFTMRSRQDADRLKDYLEESGLPREDQHVAIVGGGLLGLELAAALRNIDVKITLIQRAARLMERQLDTIGSRLLAEDVMERDIQIYFDNEVHTITSACLDSARQPPLGDHTSGTSASLGDRGVVTERSRGAGVVVNLKSGRTIQCTAIVYAIGTIPNIDLAKNAGIRCGKGVVVNDYLQTSDPNVFAMGEIAEFKGALYGITAAAEQQADVLANYLNGNISSRYNGSVLMNILKFEDLHLCSIGDIYFPEDDWDYEQIVFTDLSRRYYKKCIVYKDRLVGAILIGDKTEFAEYKGLIEDKIELSEKRVELLRGKSQGSPVEGKLVCSCNQVGEGNLNAAIQNGCHDFRTLCKSTGAGMGCGSCKPEVKALLDQTLNKVDHAAELATHPGKRGSALAQ; translated from the coding sequence ATGAAACAGCAAGCATACAAATCGACCTGTTCTTATTGTGGGGTGGGCTGTGGAATAGTAGTAAAAAAAGACGCCCGTGGCCGCCTCAAAGTTGAGGGAGATCCCGATCATCCCGTCAACCGGGGTATGCTGTGTTCAAAAGGCATGAACTTGCATTATGTCGTTCAGGATCAAACGGATAGATCGTTGTATCCCGAAATGCGCTGGAGCCGAAATCACCCCCTCGAACGCGTCAATTGGGACACGGCTATGGATCGGGCTGCCGCAGTTTTTACGTCGATCATTCAAAAATACGGCCCGGATAGCGTGGCCTTTTACGTGTCGGGGCAATGCCTGACCGAGGAGTATTACCTGGTCAACAAACTGGTCAAAGGATTCATTGGCACCAATAACCTCGACACCAACTCTCGCCTGTGTATGAGTTCGGCGGTGGCTGCTTATAGCAAAACTTTTGGTGAAGATGCGGTCCCCAGCAGCTACGCCGACATCGAGTTAGCCGATTGTTTTATGATTGCTGGTGCCAATCCAGCCTGGTGCCATCCCATCTTGTTTCGCCGTTTGGAGCAGCACAAAGAACAAAACCCCCAGGTAAAGATCATCGTGGTAGATCCACGCAAAACCCAGACCTGTTCCATTGCCGACTTGCACCTGCAAATCAAACCCGGCACCGATGTGGTACTCTACAACGCCATTGGCCGGCGCTTGATCGAAACCAACAAGGCCGATCAGTTTTTCATCAATCAGCACACTGAGGGCTTTGCCAATTACCGCCGTATGGTCATGGATACCCCCCTGCGCAAGGCCGCGGAAATCTGTGGGGTTGAACTTGGCGACATCAAAAAAGCCGCAAAATACATCGGTGACGCCAACGCTTACATCAGCATGTGGACAATGGGCTTGAACCAAAGCGTTGTCGGCGTGGACAAAAATACCGCCTTGATCAACCTCTCGGTGTTGACCGGACAAATTGGGAAACCCGGCGCGGGACCGTTTTCGCTCACCGGCCAACCCAATGCCATGGGCGGACGAGAAGTGGGAGGTTTGGCGACCATGTTGGCTGCCCACCGTGCACTCAATGACCCCGAACAAAGGCAGGAGGTGGCCGACTTTTGGGGCGTGCCCTCCATTTCCGAAAAACCCGGGCGTACCGCCACCGAAATATTTAAAGGCCTGGCCGATGGCCAAATCAAGGCCGTGTGGATCATTTGCACCAATCCGATGGTGAGTTTGCCCAACCTCAACGAAGTGGAAGCGGGCTTAAAAAACGCCCGCTTTGTGGTAGTGCAAGACATCTCGCGCCGCTCTGATACCCTCGCTTATGCCGATCTGGTGCTTCCGGCTGCCGCCTGGTTAGAAAAAGAAGGCACCATGACCAACTCGGAGCGCCGCATCAGTTACTTGTCCAAAGCCATCGATGCGCCAGGAGAGGCGCTGCCCGATGTGGAAATCCTTTTGCGTTTTGCCCACAAAATGGGCTACCACGGGTTTGATTACCGCCACATCAGCGAGGTATACGACGAGCATTGCCGCCTCACCAAAAATACCAACATCGACATCTCTGGATTGAGCCACGAGCGCCTGCAACGCGAGGGTACTTTCCAGTGGCCAGTACCCGCCAGCGACCATCCGGGCACACCACGACTGTTCAGTGATTTCCGTTTTTTTACCAAAAACAACAAAGCGCGTTTCAATCTGCCGCAGCAGATGTACAATACCAGCGAAAAACCCAGCGCGGATTACCCACTGGTGCTCACTACCGGTCGCATCCGCGATCAGTGGCATACCATGACCAAAACCGGGAAGGTCAACCGCTTGCTGACCCACATCAATGCGCCATTTCTGGAAATACATCCACAAGATGCCACAGCGCGAGGCTTGGTAGATGGGGATACCGCAGTAGTCAAAAATGGCCGGGGAGAAGTGCAAGTGAGCGTTAAAATCAGTGAGGACATTCGACCCGGAGTGGTGTTTTTACCCATGCACTGGGGAAAAATATTGGACAGCCCCCTGGGCCGTTGCAACAACCTGACCAGCGACCTGGTTGATCCGGTGTCCAAAGAACCCGATTTTAAATATTCAACCGTACAGGTCGGACCCTATGTCAAACCTTTTCAAAAAATACTCGTCATCGGTGCTGGAGCCGCCGCGTACCGTTTTGTACAAAGTTTCCGCGAGAAAAACCAAAAGGACGAGATCCATGTGTTTTCCCGCGAACCTGATGTTTTTTACAACCGCGTTTTGTTGCCCGAATACGTGAGCGAGCACCTGGCCTGGGAGCAATTGCTCAAAATGCGCGAGGGCGAAGTAGAACGCCTGGGCATTCGGCTGCACCTGGGTTTAGGCATTGAAAAAATCGACCTCCTGCTCAAGACAGTTACCGATACCAACGGACAAATTCATGGCTACGATGTATTGATCATGGCCACCGGCAGTCGTCCGATTGTGCCCCGCGAGGTGCCGCTGAGTTTGCCTGGAGTATTCACCATGCGTTCGCGGCAAGATGCAGACCGCCTGAAGGATTACCTGGAGGAGAGTGGACTGCCCCGCGAAGACCAACACGTGGCGATTGTTGGAGGCGGTTTATTGGGCTTGGAGCTGGCGGCTGCGTTGCGCAATATTGACGTGAAAATCACCCTGATTCAAAGGGCGGCCCGCTTGATGGAACGACAACTGGACACCATTGGCAGCCGTTTGTTGGCTGAGGATGTGATGGAACGGGATATTCAGATTTATTTTGACAATGAGGTGCATACGATCACCTCGGCTTGCCTTGACTCCGCTCGGCAACCTCCGCTCGGTGACCACACTTCGGGCACCTCGGCTTCGCTCGGCGACCGAGGTGTGGTCACCGAGCGAAGTCGAGGTGCGGGTGTAGTGGTCAACCTCAAAAGTGGACGTACCATCCAGTGTACCGCCATCGTATACGCCATCGGCACCATTCCCAATATCGATTTGGCCAAAAATGCGGGCATCCGCTGTGGCAAAGGTGTGGTGGTCAACGATTACCTGCAAACCAGCGACCCTAATGTTTTTGCCATGGGTGAAATCGCTGAATTTAAAGGAGCGTTGTACGGGATTACCGCTGCCGCCGAACAACAAGCCGATGTGTTGGCCAATTACCTCAACGGCAACATCAGCAGTCGGTACAATGGTTCGGTGTTGATGAACATCCTGAAATTTGAAGACCTGCATTTGTGCAGCATTGGCGATATCTACTTCCCGGAAGATGACTGGGACTACGAGCAAATTGTGTTTACCGACCTCAGTCGGCGTTACTACAAAAAATGCATTGTGTACAAAGACCGACTGGTAGGGGCCATTCTGATTGGAGACAAAACTGAATTTGCGGAATACAAAGGATTGATTGAAGACAAAATTGAATTGTCGGAAAAAAGGGTGGAGCTTTTGCGGGGTAAAAGCCAGGGTTCTCCGGTGGAAGGTAAACTGGTTTGTTCCTGCAATCAGGTTGGGGAAGGCAATTTGAACGCCGCCATCCAAAATGGCTGTCACGATTTCCGTACGCTTTGCAAATCGACGGGTGCTGGAATGGGCTGTGGGAGCTGTAAACCTGAAGTAAAAGCTTTATTGGATCAAACACTAAACAAGGTAGATCATGCGGCAGAACTTGCAACGCATCCTGGTAAGAGGGGGAGTGCTCTCGCCCAGTGA
- a CDS encoding rubredoxin has protein sequence MRQNLQRILVRGGVLSPSELKQIVELAELAGIDALMFGSRQDILLPTDQDLSVIAQDFPQLSIENLSANVYQNILCSYVSADIFPGTAWLSSAMYLYVLEQFTEPQKLEINITDPKQRLVPLFTGHLNFIASSVEDYWHFYVRLPHWQKPEAFPVLIYSWDMARIAKAIENLSAPIADIATLFNYLNTTLETNSRVPQEPLQLPSYTFPYYEGMNRFNVDQYWLGLYWRNNRYDLTFLKAMCDLCFECKIGKICITPWKSFIVKGIHQRYEMAWQKLLGRFGINERHSSLEMNWHVPASDDEAMDLKRFIVRNFDQNDISTYGLTFGITSTYSINFTSILIQRNPQPRVVQHFQVRPTYNVLHAKNFDPNTLQYETYAQDVDKIELPGLLMELSRLYFEGLGAVSAAQKPLVVAVPPPIRHLHDHHEAFQCPNCLSVYDSRFGDVLQNILAGVAFSALPEDYCCGVCETGKEEFVAMEGSTQLG, from the coding sequence ATGCGGCAGAACTTGCAACGCATCCTGGTAAGAGGGGGAGTGCTCTCGCCCAGTGAACTCAAGCAGATTGTAGAGTTGGCTGAATTGGCCGGGATCGACGCTTTGATGTTTGGTTCACGGCAGGACATTCTGTTGCCTACCGATCAGGATTTGAGTGTCATTGCCCAGGATTTTCCGCAGCTGAGCATCGAAAATCTATCGGCCAACGTGTACCAAAATATACTGTGCTCGTATGTGTCTGCTGATATTTTTCCCGGTACCGCCTGGCTGAGTAGCGCTATGTACCTTTACGTGCTGGAGCAATTCACCGAACCGCAAAAACTGGAGATCAACATCACCGATCCCAAACAACGCCTGGTGCCACTTTTTACCGGTCACCTCAATTTCATTGCCTCCAGTGTGGAGGATTATTGGCATTTCTACGTGCGTTTGCCGCACTGGCAAAAACCCGAAGCCTTCCCGGTGCTGATTTACTCCTGGGACATGGCACGTATTGCCAAGGCCATCGAAAACTTGTCAGCACCGATCGCCGATATAGCGACCTTGTTCAACTACCTCAATACGACCTTGGAAACCAATAGTCGGGTGCCTCAAGAACCCCTGCAACTGCCTTCCTACACTTTCCCGTATTACGAAGGCATGAACAGGTTCAATGTGGATCAATATTGGCTGGGTTTGTACTGGCGCAACAACCGTTACGATTTGACTTTCCTCAAGGCCATGTGCGACTTGTGCTTTGAGTGCAAAATTGGCAAAATCTGCATCACGCCCTGGAAATCCTTCATTGTCAAAGGCATCCATCAACGGTATGAAATGGCCTGGCAAAAACTGTTGGGTCGCTTCGGCATCAACGAGCGACACTCTTCCCTGGAAATGAACTGGCATGTTCCCGCCAGCGACGACGAAGCGATGGACCTCAAACGCTTCATTGTGCGCAACTTTGACCAAAACGACATCAGCACCTACGGCTTGACTTTTGGGATCACGAGCACCTACAGCATCAACTTTACTTCCATCCTGATTCAGCGCAATCCACAGCCGAGGGTGGTACAACATTTTCAGGTTCGGCCCACTTACAATGTATTGCACGCCAAAAACTTTGACCCGAACACTTTGCAATACGAAACTTACGCGCAGGATGTCGACAAAATCGAATTGCCCGGTTTGTTGATGGAACTGAGTCGCCTGTACTTTGAAGGTTTGGGGGCCGTTTCCGCTGCGCAAAAACCACTTGTAGTGGCCGTTCCACCGCCCATCCGTCATTTGCATGACCATCATGAAGCCTTTCAATGCCCGAATTGCCTGTCGGTTTATGACAGTCGTTTTGGGGATGTCTTGCAAAACATTCTAGCGGGGGTGGCCTTTTCGGCTTTGCCCGAAGATTATTGTTGTGGGGTGTGTGAAACGGGAAAGGAGGAGTTTGTGGCGATGGAGGGCAGTACTCAGTTAGGGTAA
- a CDS encoding ABC transporter ATP-binding protein — protein MSASLLHNSIPAAADNTTAVVLECQNLTKAYPMPKGLSYVVLENLQLSIAQGEFVSIIGHSGCGKSTLLSMIAGLNPISGGNILLNGAPIKGPGPDRGVIFQSPSLLPWMSALENVLLGVNQVFSHESKLTRHDIAAYYLSRVGLEDALHKKAKDLSQGMQQRVGIARAFAIKPSILLLDEPFGMLDSLTRAELQDSLLEVWNREKITAVMITHDVDEAIFLSDRVIMMTSGPRAQIGDVLNIHLDRPRERKEVLEHPDFYDYRGHLIAFLEG, from the coding sequence ATGAGCGCAAGCCTTCTCCATAACTCCATACCCGCAGCGGCTGATAATACCACCGCCGTGGTACTCGAATGCCAGAACCTGACCAAGGCCTACCCCATGCCCAAAGGCTTGTCCTACGTGGTGTTGGAAAACCTGCAATTGAGCATTGCCCAAGGGGAATTTGTATCAATTATTGGGCATTCGGGTTGTGGAAAATCCACCCTCTTGTCCATGATTGCGGGCTTAAACCCGATTAGCGGAGGGAATATTTTGTTGAACGGTGCGCCAATCAAAGGCCCTGGCCCCGATCGGGGAGTGATTTTTCAATCCCCCAGTTTGTTGCCCTGGATGAGTGCGCTCGAAAACGTATTACTGGGCGTAAATCAGGTGTTTTCACACGAGTCAAAACTGACCCGTCACGACATCGCAGCGTATTACCTGAGCAGGGTTGGACTGGAAGATGCGCTGCACAAAAAAGCCAAAGACCTGTCGCAAGGTATGCAGCAGCGCGTAGGGATTGCCCGTGCTTTTGCCATCAAGCCAAGTATTTTGCTGCTCGATGAACCCTTCGGGATGTTGGATTCTTTGACCCGTGCCGAGTTGCAAGATTCCTTACTCGAAGTATGGAACCGCGAAAAAATCACCGCCGTAATGATCACCCACGATGTGGATGAAGCCATCTTTTTGTCCGATCGCGTGATCATGATGACCAGCGGGCCACGTGCCCAAATTGGCGACGTACTCAACATCCACCTCGATCGACCCCGTGAACGCAAAGAGGTTCTGGAACACCCGGATTTTTACGATTACCGGGGGCATTTGATTGCCTTTTTGGAGGGATGA
- a CDS encoding ABC transporter permease has translation MKSKTIHLLHLTGLNWAVPFVRLFSGEDAKEQLLQIWRLVGMPVAAILGFLLFWHFAAQQVHTSLGTLPGPLDVTRQSQVLWKEHGVERQKAREFYLRQDKRMATLNAANPGSANKRMTYTGKPTYLDQIITSLKTVFVGFLFASFLALPIGVICGANKNIMTALNPIIQVLKPVSPLAWLPIVTMIVSAVYVTNDGFLSKSFIISAVTVAMCSLWATLINTAVGVASVNKDYLNVAQVLQLSPSQRIFKVILPATLPMIFTGLRITLGVGWMVLIAAEMMAQNPGLGKFIWDEFQNGSSDSIARIMVAVLTIGLIGYALDRLMVSLQKVVSYE, from the coding sequence ATGAAATCCAAAACCATCCACCTCCTCCACCTCACCGGACTCAACTGGGCGGTGCCTTTTGTACGCCTGTTTTCGGGCGAAGATGCCAAAGAGCAATTGCTCCAAATCTGGAGACTGGTCGGGATGCCCGTCGCCGCCATCCTCGGATTTTTGCTGTTCTGGCACTTTGCGGCGCAACAAGTACACACCAGCCTGGGTACTTTGCCCGGGCCGCTGGATGTCACCCGCCAGTCGCAGGTACTGTGGAAAGAACACGGCGTAGAGCGCCAGAAAGCCCGTGAGTTTTACCTGCGCCAGGACAAACGTATGGCCACCCTCAACGCTGCAAACCCCGGTTCGGCCAACAAAAGAATGACCTACACGGGCAAACCGACCTACCTGGATCAAATCATCACCAGCCTCAAAACGGTATTTGTAGGCTTCCTTTTTGCTTCCTTTTTGGCCTTGCCCATTGGTGTCATTTGTGGCGCCAATAAAAACATCATGACTGCGCTCAACCCCATCATTCAGGTCTTGAAGCCCGTTTCGCCATTGGCCTGGCTGCCCATTGTGACCATGATTGTCAGCGCAGTATATGTCACCAACGATGGTTTTTTATCAAAGTCCTTCATCATATCAGCTGTTACTGTTGCCATGTGTTCGCTGTGGGCTACGCTGATCAATACAGCGGTCGGTGTAGCTTCAGTGAACAAAGATTACCTCAATGTGGCGCAGGTTCTGCAATTGTCTCCAAGCCAACGCATTTTTAAGGTAATCCTGCCCGCTACTTTGCCCATGATTTTTACGGGGTTGCGCATCACCCTCGGCGTAGGCTGGATGGTGCTGATTGCGGCAGAAATGATGGCCCAAAACCCCGGCTTGGGCAAGTTCATCTGGGACGAATTTCAAAACGGTTCCAGCGACTCCATCGCCCGCATCATGGTAGCGGTACTGACCATCGGCTTGATCGGCTACGCCCTGGACCGCCTCATGGTCTCTTTACAGAAAGTAGTTTCCTACGAGTAG
- a CDS encoding ABC transporter ATP-binding protein: protein MLQLKNVHKFYGEGRQRTEILHNINLDLNEGEFVAIVGYSGSGKTTLVKLLAGLIAPDQGEVLFKGQRVQGPSHERGMVFQNYSLLPWLSVAKNIDLGVAQVYPQWNKRQREEHVMRYIDMVNLGPAAHKHPVELSGGMRQRVAVARALAMNPEVLLMDEPLSALDALTRAKLQEEILKIWNEDRRTALLITNDVDEGILMADRIIPLNPGPQATLGPAFKVDIERPRIKTKLNQLPEYKRLRNDIIEYLLDTGAESKRNQKLAQERLLPDARPVLPRSGFSLAFR from the coding sequence ATGTTGCAACTCAAAAACGTCCATAAATTCTACGGTGAAGGCCGCCAACGCACGGAAATCCTGCACAACATCAACCTCGACCTGAATGAAGGAGAGTTTGTAGCCATTGTCGGGTATTCTGGTAGCGGCAAAACGACCCTGGTCAAATTGTTGGCGGGACTGATTGCGCCTGACCAGGGAGAGGTCTTGTTCAAGGGACAACGTGTACAAGGGCCGAGCCACGAGCGGGGGATGGTTTTTCAAAACTATTCTTTGTTGCCCTGGCTGAGTGTGGCCAAAAACATCGATTTGGGTGTAGCACAGGTTTACCCCCAATGGAACAAACGCCAACGCGAAGAACACGTCATGCGCTACATCGACATGGTGAACCTGGGCCCTGCTGCCCATAAACACCCGGTAGAACTTTCGGGTGGCATGCGCCAGCGCGTAGCCGTAGCGCGGGCCCTGGCGATGAATCCTGAAGTACTCCTGATGGACGAGCCGCTCAGCGCACTCGACGCCCTGACCCGCGCCAAGTTACAGGAAGAGATCCTCAAAATTTGGAACGAAGACCGCCGTACCGCCCTGCTGATCACCAACGATGTTGACGAAGGCATCTTGATGGCCGACCGCATCATTCCACTTAATCCGGGTCCGCAGGCTACCCTCGGTCCAGCGTTTAAGGTCGACATTGAGCGCCCGCGCATCAAAACGAAATTGAATCAACTGCCAGAATACAAGCGCTTGCGCAACGACATCATCGAATACCTGCTGGACACGGGCGCCGAATCCAAACGCAATCAGAAGCTTGCGCAGGAGCGCTTGTTGCCAGATGCTCGGCCGGTACTGCCGCGTTCGGGTTTTTCCTTGGCATTCCGGTGA